CGCGAAGAGGATCATCGGCAGGACCTTGGACTTGGCGGAGCGGCCCAGTCCGTAGGCGCCGCGCAGGGACTGCGAGAACAGCGACTTGCGGGCGTAGCCGCGGCCGAGCCGGGGCCCGTCGTAGGGCCGGTAGCCGATGTTGTGGATCTGGGTCGAGGTGTCAGGCGCCATCGGAACCGGCTCCCTTCTGCTGGACGAGGTGCGAGGACTGGTCGTTGTCGCGGAAGACCTCCGCGATGTGGTGGCGGCGCTGTTCCATGCGGACCAGGCCGAGACCGAGGTCGGCGACGGTGTCGCGGACGGTGTCGTAGGTGTGCTCGCCGTCCGCCTCGACGAGGAGGATGTGGCCGGCGCCGGGCAGGCCCTGCTCCTCGCCCGCGTGGAGGGTGAGGCCGGCCGCGGCGAGCGCCCCGCGCAGGGCGGCGGTGCCGTCCGGGTGGGTGTCGGAGTCGGTGACCTCGACCGCGAGGGTCGTGGTGGTCTGGGTGAAGTCGCTGGTGGAGCTGGAGCGCAGCAGCTTGCCGCCGTCGACGACCACGACGTGGTCGCAGGTCCGCTCCAGTTCTCCGAGGAGGTGGGAGGTGACCAGGACGGAGATGCCGAAGTCGGTGTAGATGCGGCGGATCAGGCCGAGCATCTCGTCCCGGCCGACCGGGTCCAGGCCGTTGGTCGGCTCGTCGAGCAGGACCAGCTGGGGGTCGTGGACCAGCGCCTGGGCGAGCTTGACGCGCTGCTTCATGCCGGTGGAGTAGCCGCCGATGGGACGGTAGCGCTCCTCGTACAGCCCGACGTGGCGCAGGGTGTCCGCCGTGCGTTCGCGGGCGGCCGTCGGCGGCAGCCCGGACATCCGGGCCATGTGGACGACGAACTCGGTGGCCGAGACGTCGGGTGGCAGGCAGTCGTGCTCGGGCATGTAGCCGACGCGTTCACGGATGGCGCTGCCATGCGTGGCGACGTCGAGGCCGAGCACGGCGGCGCTGCCCTCGGTGGCGGGGGACAGTCCCAGCAGGATCTTGATCAGCGTGGACTTGCCGGCTCCGTTGGCACCCACGAGGCCGGTCACACCAGGCCCGATGTCCAGGGAGAGCCGGTCGAGGGCGGTCACTCGGGGGTACCGCTTGCTCAGGCTTTCGGTCGCGATGACAGTCACGGCTCCGACGTTAGTGGCGCAGCCCTCGCGAAACGTCAGACCTTGAGCTGGATCCCGTCTCCGCCTTCCGGCGTATGTACCCGTACTGGAGGCTGATGTGGCCCGGACAAGTTTGTCCACAGGTCCGTGCACGGGCCTTGACGTGATCTCCAGGCATTGTCACATTCATCAGTGTCAACTTACGGGCGCGTACGGCTACAGGGGCGGACTGCTGGCATGGCTGGGGACACCAAGCAACGCACCGCGCAGCTCACTGCCGACCTGCGCGGGTTCAGGGAAGTGCAACGCCTCTCCTACGAATGCGCGGAGGCCGTCGCGGCCCGGCTGCGGCCCGGGGTGACCGAGCGCGAAGCCGCGCGGATGCAGCGCGAGTGGCTGCGCGAGCGGGGCGTGCGGGACTGGTTCCACCTGCCGTTCGCCTGGTTCGGGGACCGCACCGCCTTCGTGAACTTCAAGATCCCGCTGCAGTTCTTCCCGACCAACCGGAAGCTGGAGCCGGGGATGCCGTTCATCCTCGACATGGCTCCGGTCTTCAAGGGGTACGCGGCGGACATCGGGTACTCCGGCAGCCTCGGGCTCAACCCCGTGCAGGACCGGCTCATGTCCGACCTGAGCGAACACCGCGTGCTGATCCTGGAGCAGGTGCGGGAGCGCCGCTCGCTGCGGGAGATCTACGAGAACGTCGAGCGGCTGATGAACCGGCAGGGGTACGCCAACCGGCACCGCGCGTATCCCTTCGGCGTCATCGCCCACAAGATCGACCGGGTCAAGGAGCGGCGCTGGTCGCCCACCGCGTTCGGTTTCGGCACGCAGTCCCTCAAGGGGCTGGCCAGTGATGCCCTGCACGGGCACCGTGAGGGCTGGTCCCCGCTGTGGAGCCCGTACCACTTCTCCGACCACCCGCCGCAGCCCGGGCTGTGGGCGGTGGAGCCGCACCTGGGCTTCCGGGGCACGGGGGCGAAGTTCGAGGAGATCCTGGTCGTCACCGACTCCCGGGATCCCCAGGAGAGCGCGTTCTGGCTGGACGACGATCTGCCGCACGTGCGGCGCTGGGCCGAGGAGAAGGCAGCATGAGCGGCATGAGCGGCATGAACGGGACGAACGGCGCCGGCGGAGCGGGCGCGGCGGGATTGGCCGGCGCGCGCGAGCGCTGGGTCGCCACCGGTGGCATCGAGCTGTGCGTCGTCGAGCTCGGCGACGCGGACCGGCCGACCGTGGTGCTCGTGCACGGCTACCCGGACAGCAAGGAGGTCTGGTCGGACGTCGCCGAGCGGCTCGCGGAGCGCTTCCACGTGGTGCTGTACGACGTACGCGGCCACGGCCGCTCCAGCGCACCGCAGCCCCTGCGCGGCGGGTTCACCCTGGAGAAGCTGACCGACGACTTCCTCGCCGTGGCGGACGCCGTCAGTCCGGACCGGCCGGTGCACCTGGTCGGCCACGACTGGGGCTCGGTACAGGGCTGGGAGTTCGCGACGGTCGCCCGCACCGAGGGCCGGATCGCCTCCTTCACCTCGGTGTCGGGGCCGTCCCTCGACCACTTCGGGCACTGGATCAAGAAGCGGATGACCCGGCCCACCCCGCGCCGGGCGGCGCAGCTGCTCGGCCAGGGCGCCAAGTCCTGGTACGTGTACATGCTGCACACGCCCGTCCTGCCGGAGCTCGCCTGGCGCGGGCCGCTCGGCAAGCGCTGGCCGGCGATCCTGGAGCGCATCGAGAAGGTCCCCGCCGGGGACTACCCGACGGCCTCGCTGCCCTCGGACGCGGCGCACGGCGCCTGGCTCTACCGGGACAACGTACGGCCCCGCCTGCGCAAGCCGCGCGAGGACGCGTTCGCGCACGCACCGGTGCAGCTGATCACCCCGAGCGGGGACGCTTTCCTCTCGGAGCGGCTCTACGACGATCTGGAGCGGTGGGCGCCGGACCTGCTGCGGCGGACCCTGCCCGCCAAGCACTGGGTGCCGCGGACCCGGCCCGACCAGCTCGCAGCCTGGATCACCGAGTTCGTCACCGACCGGGAGGAGCCGGCGACCCGGGCTCCGGAGCTGAAGGCCCCGGGCAAGTACACCGACCGTTTCGGCGGGCAACTGGTCCTGGTGACCGGCGCGGCCAGCGGTATCGGCCGGGCCACCGTCTTCGCCTTCGCGGAGGCCGGGGCCCGGGTGGTAGCCGTGGACCGGGACGGAGAGGGCGCGGCGCGCACGGCCGACATGGCCCGCCTCGTCGGCGCCGCCGAGGCCTGGGGCGAGTGCGTGGACGTGAGCGACGAGCAGGCGATGGAGAAGCTCGCGGCGAAGGTCGCCGCCGAGTACGGGATCGTGGACGTCCTGGTCAACAACGCGGGGATCGGCCTGTCCGGGGCCTTCCTCGACACCAGCGCCGAGGACTGGAAGAAGGTCCTCGACGTCAATCTGTGGGGCGTCATCCACGGCTGCCGGATCTTCGGGAAGCAGATGGCCGACCGGGGCCAGGGCGGGCACATCGTCAACACCGCCTCCGCCGCCGCCTACCTACCCTCCAGGACGCTGCCCGCCTACAGCACCTCGAAGGCCGCGGTGCTGATGTTGTCGGAGTGCCTGCGCGCGGAGCTGGCCTCGAAGTCGATCGGCGTCTCGGCGATCTGCCCCGGCATCGTCAACACCAACATCACCGCCACCTCGCGCTTCGCCGGGGTGGACGCGGCCGAGGAGAAGCGCCGCCAGGAGCGCTCCTCCCGGCTGTACGGTCTGCGCAACTTCCCGCCGGAG
This genomic window from Streptomyces sp. NBC_01351 contains:
- a CDS encoding M24 family metallopeptidase, with the translated sequence MAGDTKQRTAQLTADLRGFREVQRLSYECAEAVAARLRPGVTEREAARMQREWLRERGVRDWFHLPFAWFGDRTAFVNFKIPLQFFPTNRKLEPGMPFILDMAPVFKGYAADIGYSGSLGLNPVQDRLMSDLSEHRVLILEQVRERRSLREIYENVERLMNRQGYANRHRAYPFGVIAHKIDRVKERRWSPTAFGFGTQSLKGLASDALHGHREGWSPLWSPYHFSDHPPQPGLWAVEPHLGFRGTGAKFEEILVVTDSRDPQESAFWLDDDLPHVRRWAEEKAA
- a CDS encoding SDR family oxidoreductase, producing the protein MSGMSGMNGTNGAGGAGAAGLAGARERWVATGGIELCVVELGDADRPTVVLVHGYPDSKEVWSDVAERLAERFHVVLYDVRGHGRSSAPQPLRGGFTLEKLTDDFLAVADAVSPDRPVHLVGHDWGSVQGWEFATVARTEGRIASFTSVSGPSLDHFGHWIKKRMTRPTPRRAAQLLGQGAKSWYVYMLHTPVLPELAWRGPLGKRWPAILERIEKVPAGDYPTASLPSDAAHGAWLYRDNVRPRLRKPREDAFAHAPVQLITPSGDAFLSERLYDDLERWAPDLLRRTLPAKHWVPRTRPDQLAAWITEFVTDREEPATRAPELKAPGKYTDRFGGQLVLVTGAASGIGRATVFAFAEAGARVVAVDRDGEGAARTADMARLVGAAEAWGECVDVSDEQAMEKLAAKVAAEYGIVDVLVNNAGIGLSGAFLDTSAEDWKKVLDVNLWGVIHGCRIFGKQMADRGQGGHIVNTASAAAYLPSRTLPAYSTSKAAVLMLSECLRAELASKSIGVSAICPGIVNTNITATSRFAGVDAAEEKRRQERSSRLYGLRNFPPEKVADAILRAVVRNEALVPVTPESKGALWMSRFAPRTLRRIARLEPKL
- a CDS encoding ABC transporter ATP-binding protein → MTVIATESLSKRYPRVTALDRLSLDIGPGVTGLVGANGAGKSTLIKILLGLSPATEGSAAVLGLDVATHGSAIRERVGYMPEHDCLPPDVSATEFVVHMARMSGLPPTAARERTADTLRHVGLYEERYRPIGGYSTGMKQRVKLAQALVHDPQLVLLDEPTNGLDPVGRDEMLGLIRRIYTDFGISVLVTSHLLGELERTCDHVVVVDGGKLLRSSSTSDFTQTTTTLAVEVTDSDTHPDGTAALRGALAAAGLTLHAGEEQGLPGAGHILLVEADGEHTYDTVRDTVADLGLGLVRMEQRRHHIAEVFRDNDQSSHLVQQKGAGSDGA